The genome window GCCCAGGCGCGGACGAGCGCAGCGGCGACGCCGGCTTCCACCTGACGACGCATCCAGCGCGCTTCGTCTGCCTGCGCTCGCGCCATGTCGAGGTTGGCGGCCAGACCCCCGAACAGATCGAGTTCCCAGGACAGACCGACGCCGACATTGGCGAGCGTCTGGGTCGACAGCCGTTCGGGCGTTCCCGGAACCGGGGGTTGAGACAATCCGGCGACGCGGGTCCGGGTAAGACCCGCCCCGACTTGACCGCCCGGCCCACGTGCCGCCAGCGACTCGCCCGCAAGGGCCTGTGTCGCTCGAAGATTGGCGTCCGCCGCCCTCAGATCGGCGTTGCGGCTCAAGGCGCGTTCGACGAGGCGATCCAGCGCCGGGTCGTTGAATCCGGTCCACCAGTCGAGAACGACCTGCCCCTCCTGATCGTCTGCGACGCTCCACGTCGCCATGTTCGGCGTCGTCGGATCGCGGACCGGCAGGGACATGCAACCCCCTGCTGCGACAAGCGCCAGGGCGAGCGCTGAAATCTGGGCCTTCATGACTGGATCTCCAAAGCGCTCGCAGGGCCGCGATGCCAGGTGGGTAAACGTTCGAACAGCAGGGCGTAGAGCGCCGGGATCAGCACGAGCGTGATCAGGGTGCCGAGCGCCAGCCCCCCCATCATCGCCGCCGCCATCGGTCTCCACAGATCGCCGCCGAACAGAAACAGAGGGATCAGCCCGACGATGCACGTCAGCTTGGTCATGACGATCGGCCTCAATCGAACTTCAGCGGCGCGGGTGACGGCCTCGATATGACTTGCGCCGTCCCGTCGCTCTTCGATGACCCGTTCAAGAAGAAGAACGGCATTGTTGACGATGATGCCGGCCAGGGCGAGCAGGCCAAGGGTGGCCGTGAAGTTCATTTCCTGTCCCGTCAGGAACAGCCCCGCCGTGGCGCCGATCAGGACAAACGGTATGGAGGCCATGATGATGATCGTCTTGCGCACGCTTCCGAACTGCCAAAGGAACAGGCCCGCCATGCCAACCAGGGCCAGAGGAAAATACGTGGCCAGGCCCGAGTTCGCCTCGGCCGATTCCTCGATCTCGCCGCCCATTTCCAGCGTCTGCCCCGGCACCGGTTCCAGCCTGGCGACCGTCGGTGCGACGCGATCGGTGATCGCCTGGGACGTCATGGTCGGATGACGGGCCGACACCGTGATCGCGCTGCGTTGATCGCGACGATTGAGGACGCTGTCCTGGTCGGCGATCCGGATCGTGGCAATGTCCGCCAGGGCAACGCCCTCTCGAACCGGCGTCATTCCCACACTCTCGGGTGCCAGCCGCATGGACGGGTCGGCGCGCAGGATGACGGGCGTCAGCAGGTCACCGCGCGAGAGGGTCGTCACCGTAACCCCTGAGTAGGCGGCCTGGAGCGCCTGCGCCGCGTCGATCGGCGTAACGCCGGCCGCTTCGGCGCGTGCGGGATCGATGTCGATCACCAGCCGTGGGATCAGACCCTCGGCATCGTCTCTCACATCTTCGATACCCGGGATGTTTCGTAGTCCGGCCTTCAGGACATCGGCCGCACGTTCCAGGGCGGCGCGGTCAGGACCCGAGAGGATGAATACGGCCTTGCCCGCCTCCGAGGCACCCAGAGAGAAGCGTTTCGGCTGAAGCCGCGCCTGCGGAAAGCGTTGGGCCAGATCGGAACGCAGCGCTTCCACGGCGGCGTCGCGGTTCGTTCCAGGTGCCAGATTGACGATGGCATAGGCCCGGTGCGACGCCGGCGTCGGGGGGTTCAGCCCGAGGATGAAACGCGGCCCTCCATCGCCAACATAGATGACGTTGCCGACCACGTCAGGATGGACCGCCCTGTTGCCTATGCGGGCCGAGATCGCCTGGGCGAGATCCAATGTCGCGCGCGACGACGAACCCGGCGAGAGTTCAATGGGAATCTGGACCTGATCGCGCTCGGACGGGGGCAACAGGCTTTGCGGAAGCAGGCTGTTCAGACCCACCGCAAGGGTCAGCAGCGCGGCCATGGCCAGAATGACGAGGCCCGGACGCGCCACGATGAGGCGCACCTTGCGGGCGTACCATGTCTTGATGCGGCCGATCCAATCGGTCTTCTCGTGGTCGCCGTGCGGCACCTTGATGTACATCCGGCACAGCAATGCGATCACCGTCAGCGCCAGAAACAGGGACAGCAGCAGGGTGATGCCCAGCACAATCGCCAGGCTGCGCATATACTCCGACACGCCATTGGAGCCGGCCACGAGCGGGGCAAAGGCCAGAATGATCGCCAGCGACGAAACCAGCAGAGGCGCGGCCATCGTGCGGCCGGCTGCGACCGCCGCCGACGTGGGTTGCTCGCCGTCGCCGATCCGCCTCTGGTAGTCTTCCACCACGACGATGGCGTTATCGACGAAGATGCCGAGGGCGATGATGATGGCGCCGATCGAAACCTGGTGAAGCTCGATCTTGAGGGCACGCATGATCAGCATCGTGCCCAGGACCGTCAGCGGGACGATCACGCTGGTCACGAGACCGGCACGCCAACCGAGAAACACCACGACGACGCCAAGAACCACCGCCACGGTTTCGAGAAAGATTTTTCCGACCTTCATCAGACTGTGGGAGACGACGTCGGCCTGATCCGTGATGGGGGTGAGGCTCATTCCGACCGGCAGTTCGGCCTGGATCTCCTTGACCTCTGCGTTCACGGCCTGTGCGAACCCGATGACGTTCAGACCGGGCTGCATTGACACGCCGAGCACCACAGCCGGCTTGCCGTCCATGACGACGGCCGAAACGGGTGGATCCTGCGGTTGCTGTTTGATCGCGGCCAGGGTCGACAGCGGCACGGACGTTCCGTCGGCCAGGGCAACGGGCACCGCACCGACGGCAGAGGCGTCTGCAAGAGATCCGCTGGCGTAAAGCGTCACTGTGCGGCCGGAGACGTCGATCTCTCCGGCAGCAGCCACCGCATTGCGATCCGAAATCGCCTTCACGATCGCATCCATTTTCAGGCCCGCTGTCGCCAGGGCCGATGGAGAAACCTCGACGTAGATCTGTTCCTCGCGCACGCCGTGCAGCGAAATCTGATCCACGCCCGGAACGGCTTGCAGGCGCAGGCGCGTCATCCGCGCGAATTCCTGCAACTGCCCCGCACTGTACTGTTCACCGCTCAGGGCCAGCGTCAGAACGGATACACGCCCCCAGGAGTCGTTGATGACGGGCCCGACCGTGCCCTGTGGAAACTGCCCGGCGGCCTCACCAGCCCGTGCTCTCAACTTCTGCCAGACAGCGTCGACGCGATCTGGAGGCGTCGCGGCGTGGAGCGTGACCGTCATGAAGAGGGCGCCCGGCCGAACCGTCGTCTCGATCTTCTTGACCTCCGCAACGGTGCGAATGCGTTCCTCGAGCGGCCTGGCGATGAGGCTTTCCATTCTTTGCGGCGTCGCGCCCGGCAGATAG of Brevundimonas subvibrioides contains these proteins:
- a CDS encoding efflux RND transporter permease subunit; translation: MSLTQIAVKRSRFTLIAALALFLAGLAALFGFPATEEPTVPFRAATVEAYLPGATPQRMESLIARPLEERIRTVAEVKKIETTVRPGALFMTVTLHAATPPDRVDAVWQKLRARAGEAAGQFPQGTVGPVINDSWGRVSVLTLALSGEQYSAGQLQEFARMTRLRLQAVPGVDQISLHGVREEQIYVEVSPSALATAGLKMDAIVKAISDRNAVAAAGEIDVSGRTVTLYASGSLADASAVGAVPVALADGTSVPLSTLAAIKQQPQDPPVSAVVMDGKPAVVLGVSMQPGLNVIGFAQAVNAEVKEIQAELPVGMSLTPITDQADVVSHSLMKVGKIFLETVAVVLGVVVVFLGWRAGLVTSVIVPLTVLGTMLIMRALKIELHQVSIGAIIIALGIFVDNAIVVVEDYQRRIGDGEQPTSAAVAAGRTMAAPLLVSSLAIILAFAPLVAGSNGVSEYMRSLAIVLGITLLLSLFLALTVIALLCRMYIKVPHGDHEKTDWIGRIKTWYARKVRLIVARPGLVILAMAALLTLAVGLNSLLPQSLLPPSERDQVQIPIELSPGSSSRATLDLAQAISARIGNRAVHPDVVGNVIYVGDGGPRFILGLNPPTPASHRAYAIVNLAPGTNRDAAVEALRSDLAQRFPQARLQPKRFSLGASEAGKAVFILSGPDRAALERAADVLKAGLRNIPGIEDVRDDAEGLIPRLVIDIDPARAEAAGVTPIDAAQALQAAYSGVTVTTLSRGDLLTPVILRADPSMRLAPESVGMTPVREGVALADIATIRIADQDSVLNRRDQRSAITVSARHPTMTSQAITDRVAPTVARLEPVPGQTLEMGGEIEESAEANSGLATYFPLALVGMAGLFLWQFGSVRKTIIIMASIPFVLIGATAGLFLTGQEMNFTATLGLLALAGIIVNNAVLLLERVIEERRDGASHIEAVTRAAEVRLRPIVMTKLTCIVGLIPLFLFGGDLWRPMAAAMMGGLALGTLITLVLIPALYALLFERLPTWHRGPASALEIQS